The Terriglobales bacterium genome has a window encoding:
- the rmuC gene encoding DNA recombination protein RmuC: MLGTVLAVVAVVVALVALVALTAVLRRPSGGGDQALRNDVTVLRETTNRSIQQLTEVFGKQLQGIGENVQTALASMRGELNQRLGENARAMAETSKAVNDRIANVQDTFAGLQKQVGELSGQARQLADLSRSVHGLENVLLAPKLRGGFGETQLENLLARVFPREYYEMQYRFAA; encoded by the coding sequence ATGCTGGGGACGGTGCTGGCAGTGGTGGCGGTGGTAGTGGCGCTGGTAGCGCTGGTGGCGCTGACGGCCGTGCTGCGCCGGCCTTCGGGCGGCGGGGACCAGGCCTTGCGCAATGACGTCACCGTGCTGCGCGAGACCACGAACCGCTCCATCCAGCAACTTACCGAGGTCTTCGGCAAGCAGTTGCAGGGCATCGGCGAAAACGTGCAGACGGCGCTGGCTTCGATGCGCGGCGAGTTGAACCAGCGGCTGGGCGAGAACGCGCGCGCCATGGCCGAGACCTCCAAGGCGGTGAACGACCGCATCGCCAACGTGCAGGACACCTTCGCCGGCCTGCAGAAGCAGGTGGGGGAATTGAGCGGGCAGGCGCGGCAACTGGCCGACCTCTCCCGGTCCGTGCACGGATTGGAGAACGTCTTGCTGGCGCCCAAGCTGCGCGGGGGCTTCGGCGAGACCCAACTGGAGAACCTGCTGGCACGGGTGTTTCCGCGCGAGTACTACGAGATGCAGTACCGTTTCGCGGCC